The DNA region GGTCTACTGCCCGCCCTTCTGGACGTAGGACTTCACGAACTCCTCGGCGTTGGTCTCGAGGATGTCGTCGATCTCGTCGAGCAGCGAGTCGGCGGAGGTGGTGTCGGCGGCCTTGACGACCTGGCCCGCCTCGTCGTCGCCGTCGGCCGGGCCGCCGGCGTTCTTCTGGATCTGGGACATGGACTGCTCCTTAGCGGTGGGAGGTGGTGGTGTTGGCCCGCGCGGTCACCACGGTGACGGCCCGTCGGGACTGAGGAAATCCGGGTGGGCCTCGCAGAACTCCCGGGTCCCCGTGTAGGGGTCGGTGAGGTCGACGTGGCGCTGGTGGCCGCGGGAGTCGACGACGACGACGAGGTCCCACCCGGCGGAGTGGATGCGGTCTCCGAGTTCGGCGAGGAAGCGTCCCCTCGCCCAGGCCCGCGTTCCGGCGGGCGGGGTCGTGACCGCCGCCTCGACCTCGTCGGCCGTGGTGAGTCGACGCATCGCACCCTTCGCCACGAGACGGTTGTAGAGGCCGCGCTCCGGGTCGATGTCGTGGTACTGGACGTCGATGAGTGCGAGCCGGGCGTGGTCCCAGCCCAGCCCGTCGCGCGCGCGGAACCCCTCGAGCAGACGCAGCTTGGCCGGCCAGTCCAGGCGGTCGGCGCACGACATGGGGTCCTGCTCGAGGGCGTCGAGGATGTCCCGCCACTCGTCGAGGACCTCGGTGGCCCAGCCCGGCCGGCCGGCGCCGTCTCCGACGAGGTCGGCGACGCGGCCCAGGATCTCGCGCTGGAGTCCGATGCCGGTCTGGGCGCGGCCGTCGGGCAGCGGCACCGTGGCGGTCAGGGTCGTGTCGTGGCTGATGACGTGCAC from Dietzia sp. B32 includes:
- a CDS encoding ubiquitin-like protein Pup; amino-acid sequence: MSQIQKNAGGPADGDDEAGQVVKAADTTSADSLLDEIDDILETNAEEFVKSYVQKGGQ